Proteins encoded within one genomic window of Episyrphus balteatus chromosome 1, idEpiBalt1.1, whole genome shotgun sequence:
- the LOC129905783 gene encoding inactive peptidyl-prolyl cis-trans isomerase shutdown-like codes for MNPEEEVSLNVLSEPLSISDLIVNGSKFEINANFDDEEFISDIFDEINPGSDSEDDTRVDNAKLVSPWQHSFEELRLQMTKLNDFMHKKITKVGNNEKGTVPDIARVCIRYNAYWEGEGAPFDSSFLRGSSHSFYTGRGDVLEGLEEAVKSMHKGEEAQFLISYQLLFREMGCPPRVKPKADGLFIIECVDFNAVGDMNATDELSDENRNKFPAVVIKAKEVHLKGIDFFGQSMYKNACKAFMKAVNALNFCQLKNEEEQEQQTAFLIKLHTNLAVCYNKLNQFNKAILMCREIRRLANDKMSCKALFQEGRALLMLGEFTRARTLLIRAQNIEPNNVDVNKELKTLEMRYSNYKNNERELWTRAISVIKRDENKMNRTAENDTDSSFREGMSNVIQSLNKTENFKSFELPTGLTSKEINVVDELAKEMNMKLQLSPLDNTTYTLVKK; via the exons atgaATCCCGAGGAAGAAGTTTCATTGAATGTCTTAAGTGAACCTCTATCAATAAG TGATCTTATTGTTAATGGttctaaatttgaaataaacgCCAATTTTGATGATGAAGAGTTTATTTCGGacatttttgatgaaattaatCCCGGGTCAGATAGTGAAGATGATACTCGCGTTGATAATGCTAAGCTTGTCTCGCCTTGGCAACATTCCTTTGAAGAACTTCGTTTACAAATGACGAAATTAAATGATTTCATGCACAAAAAGATAACAAAGGTGGGCAACAACGAAAAAGGAACGGTTCCCGATATAGCACGCGTATGTATACGCTACAATGCATATTGGGAGGGTGAGGGTGCACCTTTTGACTCGTCATTTCTTCGTGGCTCTTCGCACTCATTTTATACCGGGCGAGGGGATGTGTTAGAGGGACTAGAAGAAGCTGTCAAATCAATGCACAAAGGCGAAGAGGCTCAATTTTTAATATCTTACCAATTGCTTTTTCGTGAAATGGGATGTCCGCCAAGAGTTAAACCAAAGGCCGACGGATTGTTTATAATTGAATGTGTCGATTTCAATGCTGTAGGCGATATGAATGCAACAGATGAACTTAGTGATGAAAATCGCAACAAGTTTCCAGCTGTTGTTATTAAAGCCAAAGAAGTTCATCTTAaaggaattgatttttttggtcaaTCAATGTATAAGAACGCCTGTAAGGCTTTTATGAAAGCAGTTAATGCATTAAATTTTTGCCAGCTTAAAAATGAAGAAGAGCAGGAGCAACAAACTGCTTTTTTGATAAAGCTTCACACGAATTTAGCCGTTTGTTATAACAAATTAAACCAGTTCAACAAGGCTATTCTTATGTGCCGAGAGATAAGACGCTTAGCAAACGACAAAATGAGTTGCAAAGCTCTTTTTCAGGAAGGCAGGGCTCTGCTAATGTTAGGTGAATTCACGAGAGCACGTACGTTGCTGATTAGAGCACAAAACATCGAACCTAACAATGTGGATGTAAATAAGGAACTGAAAACATTGGAAATGCGTTATagtaattacaaaaacaacgaaAGAGAGCTTTGGACTAGAGCTATTTCGGTTATAAAACGTGATGAGAATAAGATGAATAGGACTGCTGAAAATGATACAGATTCATCATTCCGAGAGGGTATGTCTAATGTCATACAATCATTAAACAAAACTGAGAATTTCAAATCGTTCGAATTACCCACGGGTTTGACTTCAAAAGAAATCAATGTTGTGGATGAATTGGCTAAAGAAATGAATATGAAGTTACAACTTTCTCCTCTGGATAATACCACATATACACtggtcaaaaaataa